The Coraliomargarita parva sequence TGCCATCCTCGGTGCGTGCGTTGTGCGTCACGCGCTTTGCGTAGTGCGGGGTCTTTGCGATGATTCCAACGTTTCCGGCTCCGGTTGTTGTGACAACTCCAGCCGAATCGACGGAAGCAATTGCTTCGTTCTCGGATGCCAATTGAAACTCGATTTCACCTGACAGCGGATTCAAAATGATTCGCGCATCATAGCGAACTGTTGCGGTGACATTCCGCAAAACTAGGGAGTCAGAAACGACAACTTGCGAATCGGAAGCGTTCGATTCGACAACCGCAAATTCTTCGATGATTATATCAAAGTCATAATCCGCGATCCGTGGTGTGGATAAGACTTTTTCCCCTAATGTAATCATTGTCATATTGCGACAAACGCGCTGTTGGTTGTTGGAGCACCGCCTACGAAAGTCACGTTTGCGTCTGCGGCGTGCGTCTGGCTCAAAGTGCCTTGGATTACCACATTGTAAGCGGCACTTGCCTTGATGCTTACAGGGACTTGAGTGCCTTCCGTTGCTTCAATCGTGCAATTCTCAAGTATGAGACTTCCGGCCCAAGTTGCACTGTCGATGTTCAGCCCTTCGGACCGCTGATTCAGGCCAAAAACAGGCCCTGCTTTGAGCGAGCAATTTTTCAACTTAACTACTGCGTCATTGTTTGCTGTTGTGCGAATCGTGATCGCTTCACCGCCATTTGCTGTAGACGAGAACTTACAATCTATTGCGGTCACATTTGCGCCGTCGATGACGGTTCCGATGTTTGAACTGGATTCGAATATGCAATTGCGGAACGTGAGAGTTGCCACGCCGTTAATTGTCGTGCCACCGATTAACGCATCTTGAACGGAAACCGTGCCGGCTGAAATAGTCATGAACGATGCGCGGCCATACCATTCGACATTGGCGGCGGCAGAGTTTACGAGAAAGCCGGTGCCTTCTCCACGATTATCGACCTTGAATGAAATGTCAGTCACCACGCTAAAGCTCCTAGCGGTGGCATTCGGGAAAATGAACCAGTCAACGCCATCCTTCCCGGAAATAGCGGCTGCTTCGCCGGTGTAGTCTCCGGGATAAACAAAAATCGTATCGCCTGCTTGTGCTGCCACTAGTGCGGCTGTCATGGTCAAGAATGGCTTGTCCATTCGGCCACGCGTGCCGGTTCCATCGTTGCCACTCTTTGCCACAAAAAGGCTGTTAGCGATGGCCGGGCCACCGGCCAAAAGGAAGCCGCCTTGCGTGAGTCCGTCACCGCCACGAATCGAGACGGGCACACCTCCAGCCGTTTCGAGTGCGATTTGTCCAGATCCTAGAACAATAGCGTCAAGCTCTGCACTTGTGGCAATAAGGTTGAGCACTGTTGCGCTGAATACCTCCGGTAACAGGTCTTGCTCGAAAATCCACTTTTCAATCTCTGCATCTGGCTTGTATGCTGGTACGGGTTCGGTTCCGTTTGTCGGATCAAATCTGCGGCGTGGATTCTTCATTCTGTGGCGGCTTTGTAAGCTTTAATGAGCTGTGGAGATAAGTAGAGGAGTAGGGCAATCGGAATGCCCCACTTGAGAACTGTTTTGATGTTGTCGAGGCCGTCTAGTGCGCCATCGACTGCGGCGCTGGCTGCGTCCGGGATGATGTCAAAAATAAGGTCGGGACCGTCTTCAATCGGTGCGTGATTGCCCGGTTGCGCGGTGATTTGTGAAGCCGCGTAGTCAACGGCATTTTTCTGAGCGATGCTAAAGCCGGGCAGGGTGAAGCGTTCCGCGTAGGTCGGACCGTATTTGATGCCGAAGAAAGACCCGCTCCAGCCCATAAACAGGATGAATGCCCAACGTGCGCGGCTGTTTACCGTTTCGGATGGATATTGCTTCGTGACATCGGCATAAATCTTTTGAAACCGGGCACTCGTAAGAATCGTGCCGATATGGTTTTTAGGCGGATCGTAGGTTATGCTCATGCGAACGTTGCTTGAAGGGTTGCCGGGTTGTATGTGATCGAGCCGACGATTTCACCGTCAACGTCTGCGGAAATGTTTGTTGCTACGTTGCGGCCTACCGTTTGAGTCTGAACCAGTTCACCGCCTACGTTTTCGAAGGCAAAGCCGACTTGCTCCATAGTGCCGCCCTTGTAGGTTTCGAAAGTCAGATTGAAGTCTCCAGAATTGCGCACAGCATACCAGAAGGCCGCAAGCTGCACTTCAAGCGGCGTCTGCTCCGGGTAATCCTCTGCAAGCTTCTTGAAGTCGATCAGGATGCTTTCTTGTCCGGTTTCCGTGTTGTCACCGCCCCAAAGCAAATAATCGCCAACATTCGAAAGCCGGGACCATCCGACTTCACCTGCAATCAAAGGCTGAATTACCTTTGTGCGGGTGTCCAGATCGGTGCCGCCTTCTGCTGTCCATTCATAGCGGATGACTGCGAAGTCAAAAGCGGCAAACTTTAACAAGTCATCCATTAGAAAAAAAAACGGGAAACGCGCAGATCCGTTCCGAGTGTCGAGTAAGCCTTCAGGCCCGCCGTCACTATGTATCTGGCTTTCTCTCCGGCTGCGAGCACATCAATTATTTCGGATGCACCGTTTCTGATTTCAACCGGATTCGCCCCGTAGTTGTGGGCAAGGATTTCTGCGGTGTCGGCGCTGGATGCGTGCACAGTGACTTCTGCGGCGGCAGCGGCAATGGTGTCGTCAAAAAGAAGCTCTGCGGCGTCCGGGCGCGGCCCGATCAAATCCTCTCCGTTGAGCACTTGGAAAGTGTCGTCTTCAACTTCCACGTTTCCGAAGTAGAAAGAAACGGCGTTGTCGAAACCGCTGTCGTCACGCAGCTTGAGCACAGTCAAGGTGTCGTCTCCGGGGAGCTTGAATTTCTTGCCTTTAGTGAATGGCACAAGCTCGCCATTGTCGATTGACACGCTGAAAGCGCCGTTCGATTCGTAGAAGCGGACTTGCGAGGCGTCCGGGACCGGAATGTCAACTTCACCATTGGCGGGAATGGTATATTTCCGGTAGCCTAGTTGTGTATTATTCGTGGTCATGCTGATTTGCGGCTGATCGCGTAGGCACCTGCGGCGGCAACGCCTAGAACGATAATTGTGGAGTATTTGCCTACGGCGTTTAGAAGCTCGTTTGAGGCGCTTTCGCGCTGGCTGGCGTTATCCTCTAAAACGGCGTCAATCACCTTGTTGGAGAGCTGTCGAAGGCCCTCAGTCGATGCGTTGATGACGTTTGCGGTTCGTTCGTCGGACCCGGCAGCAAAATCAAGTGCAGCCTGGCCGAAGTCGAGCGAGTCACGGCCAAAACCAAAAGCCTCGTCAACTGTGCCGGTCACGGTGTCGAGTGCGTCTTTTCCGAAGTCAAATGCACGGTCAACTGTCTGGTTATTCGCATCCAGCGTTTCAGCCGCAAAATCGAGCGATTGGCCGATTACCTCAGAATCCATCGTCTGAATGTTGATCGTGGAATTGCTGTTCTTACCGCCTCCGGTCGAGACGTTGAAAGCATCGCCACGAGCGGCAATTGAGCCGTCTGTCGAATTCAATCCCTCGTCTTCGACAATGGATGAATTGTCTTTGTTTGTCGTGGTCTGCGAACTGCTAGACTTCGAACTGGAGCCTTTGAAGTGAGGCCGGAAAGAATTGGCGCGGAAGCCTAGCGAAGGCCCTGCGTCCTGCGGATCGTAACAAGATTCAATCATTGAATTTCCTTTCGCATGACCACTTCGGAAACGAACCAGTCAAGTTTGATGAGTTTCTGCACAAGCCCTGTGCGCATGGTGTGAAGGCGAATCGAGCGGCAACCGTATTGCCGGGCGATGTCCTCTAAAATTGGTATGATTTCGTTGGAGAGGTCCGACTTGCTATTTCCGCGCGATGCCACGGAAAGGAGTTCTCTGCCGTGGTCTTCTTCGATCACTTTGAAGATCGTCCAGCCGACTTCCTGACCTTCTTCAAACACTCCGGCCAGCGTGCATTCTCCGCTCTGAACCTGCTTTTCCAGCGCGTGCATGGACTCGACTGCATTGTCGAACGGAATGACGCGGTGCAGATCGCGGCGCTTTTGCTCGTCAAGAAAGCCAGCACGTAGGACGAACTTGCCGCGCTGAATACGTTTGAAACGCTTCGTGTTACTTTCTGCTAGCGATACCATAAGCTCCAACGGCAAGAGCCATACCTGCGGCAATCACGATTGCGGTTGTCGGCTCAAGTGTGCCTTTCCGGGCACCGCCAAAGCTGACAGTTTGCTCCAAGTCAATAGGAGCCGGAGGAACGACAACATTGCCACCGCCTGCACCGCCTTGTTGAGACGATGCGTAGGCTGTGGCGGCTGTCGATGCGAGTGCGAGACCTGTTGCCATGCTTAGCCTTTCCGTGTGATTAGAGCCAAGCCAGCGAAGGCCAGAATGCCGAGACCGGCAACGGTGACAACCGGAGGAATGGACGCGAAAATAACTTTCGGTTCTTCCGGCTCAACGCGTGCATTGTTGCTCGGATTGCTGGGAGGATCGAACTGATTGCGAAGGTCTAAAATCTTCTGTGCGTTATCGGTCGCAAAATCGAGAACGTCTTGAACTGTGGAAATGATGCCTGCCATGATGGTTTGAAGGTTTGAAAAAGAAAGAAGCCCCGCCCCGATAGGGCGAGGCTTCCCGATGACCAATCTGGATAGAAAAAACTAGGCGGCAGCGCCCGGCTTGTGCGGACCGACTTGCTCCACAACCATTTGGAAGGGAACCATGCCTGCCGCGCATTCGAACTCAATTGCGAACTCGCTTGCGCCGCGCGGGTCGATGAAGTCACCGACACGTTGACGCTGGTCGAACGGAATGGTAAAGACCGTGCTGGTCGGGTTCAGGCCGTCAATGGACTGGTCCGCAAGCGATTCGTTCTTTGTCAGTTCGAATTCAACGTTGCCATTGAGAGTGACTGTTGCCTTGTCGATCTTGTCAGTGAAACAGTGGATGCGATAGTAAGGCAGGTCTTTCGGAAGCGTGGACAGCGTGAACTTGCCCGCTCCGTTTGCCGGGACCGTGCTGTTAAGCACCTGCACGATGTCTCCAAGCTTTCCGTTGA is a genomic window containing:
- a CDS encoding right-handed parallel beta-helix repeat-containing protein; its protein translation is MKNPRRRFDPTNGTEPVPAYKPDAEIEKWIFEQDLLPEVFSATVLNLIATSAELDAIVLGSGQIALETAGGVPVSIRGGDGLTQGGFLLAGGPAIANSLFVAKSGNDGTGTRGRMDKPFLTMTAALVAAQAGDTIFVYPGDYTGEAAAISGKDGVDWFIFPNATARSFSVVTDISFKVDNRGEGTGFLVNSAAANVEWYGRASFMTISAGTVSVQDALIGGTTINGVATLTFRNCIFESSSNIGTVIDGANVTAIDCKFSSTANGGEAITIRTTANNDAVVKLKNCSLKAGPVFGLNQRSEGLNIDSATWAGSLILENCTIEATEGTQVPVSIKASAAYNVVIQGTLSQTHAADANVTFVGGAPTTNSAFVAI